The genomic segment ATCTTACAAATGTTTTTAGGAGATTCCTTATGAATATCGATTTAATACTTCAAAATATTTTAAATCCACCCATACTATTCTTTTTGCTCGGTATGTTAGCTGTTTTTTTCAAATCAGAATTATCAATCCCTCAGCCTTTACCTAAACTTTTTTCATTGTACCTTTTGATAGCTATTGGGCTTCATGGAGGATATGAACTTTCGCATAGTGGTTTAAATACCTACATATTTACTGCACTTTCCTTAGCAATTCTAATGGCGATCATTGTACCGATCTATAGCTATTTTATTTTACGTGTGAAATTGGATAACTATAATGCCATTGCTATCGCTGCTACTTATGGATCTATCAGTGCGGTAACGTTTATCACTGGGATTACCTACCTTCAAACTATTGGCGTTGAATATGGGGGCTATATGGTAGCAGGAATGGCACTGATGGAGTCTCCGGCTATTGTAGTAGGACTTGTTTTTGCTACACTGTTTGCAAGAGGTTCTGAAGATAAAAAAGAGACAGATTGGAAAGAGATCTTTAGAGAGGCATTTTTAAATCCATCAGTCTATTTGTTGGTAGGTGCTTTGATCATTGGTATTGTGACCGGAGAAAAGGGCTGGAATTCTATGGAGCCACTGTTTGGGACTCTGTTTAAAGGAATGCTGGCATTTTTCCTTCTTGATATGGGATTGGTTGCAGCAAAAAGAATTTATGAGTTAAAAAAAGTCGGATTATTCCTCATTATGTTTGCAATCGCTATGCCTATATTTAATGCATCCGTTGCTATTCTATTAGGGTACTTCTTTGAACTGTCACAAGGAGATACTTTATTGCTGTCATTACTTGCGGGAAGTGCTTCTTATATTGCAGTGCCTGCGGCTATGAGGTTGTCTGTACC from the Sulfurovum xiamenensis genome contains:
- a CDS encoding sodium-dependent bicarbonate transport family permease; translation: MNIDLILQNILNPPILFFLLGMLAVFFKSELSIPQPLPKLFSLYLLIAIGLHGGYELSHSGLNTYIFTALSLAILMAIIVPIYSYFILRVKLDNYNAIAIAATYGSISAVTFITGITYLQTIGVEYGGYMVAGMALMESPAIVVGLVFATLFARGSEDKKETDWKEIFREAFLNPSVYLLVGALIIGIVTGEKGWNSMEPLFGTLFKGMLAFFLLDMGLVAAKRIYELKKVGLFLIMFAIAMPIFNASVAILLGYFFELSQGDTLLLSLLAGSASYIAVPAAMRLSVPEANPGLYLPLSLAVTFPFNISLGIPLYYYFITILWG